A genomic window from Nicotiana sylvestris chromosome 11, ASM39365v2, whole genome shotgun sequence includes:
- the LOC138881030 gene encoding uncharacterized protein, translated as MVQHPDKNYIDPIQVRIHNQPAYCAHIEEEVDGMPWFDDIKEYLSKREYPEHANHTQKCTLRRLSNHFFHSGGNLYRRTPDLGLLRYVNVKEAAKLLEDVHAGTCGPHMNGFILAKMILRAGYFWMTMETGCIQYVCKCFQSQVHADMIKMPPNELNTTSSP; from the coding sequence atggtacaacatccagataagaactatattgatcccatccaggtgaggatccataatcagccagcataTTGTGCTCATATAGAGGAAGAAGTAGATGGAATGCCTTGGTTCGATGACATCAAAGAGTACTTATCAAAaagagaatacccggagcatgcaaatcatactcagaaatgcacgctccgaagattgtcaaatcacttcttccacagtggagggaacttgtacagaagaactcctgatttgggtttactaaggtatgTCAACGTAAAGGAAGCtgctaagctacttgaggatgtgcatgctgggacatgtggtccgcacatgaatggttttattCTGGCTAAGAtgatactcagggcaggttacttttggatgaccatggagacgggtTGTATTCAGTATGTCTGCAAATGTTTTCAATctcaagtgcatgccgacatgataaaaatgccgccaaatgagctcaatacaACGAGCTCACCTTGA